A region from the Coffea eugenioides isolate CCC68of chromosome 9, Ceug_1.0, whole genome shotgun sequence genome encodes:
- the LOC113783834 gene encoding uncharacterized protein LOC113783834 — MESSSCSILQPILGFSNCCNSRSTSTASPRLYYNRRFPETHLHNLSLFSHTSSNSRLFHAKRLQFMCNNASSSSTSSVDQNPPQKLAVLLEVEGVLMDVYRFGNRKAFNLAFRKLGLDCANWTEPIYSDLIRRSRGDEEKMLVIYFNRIGWPTSVPTNENAAFVKSVLREKKNALDELVMSKSFPLRPGVEDFIDDACKEGVPVVILTAYSKMGEKVTRSIIEKLGNDRMSTVKIIGNTDVEKSLYGQLVFGKGVSSSLDEQLAREVAKAASAEKQRIAKEVASMLKLSVDIDTSSSESLQHVVATLRAGAEYAEVPLYNCVLIAGGQFGATGAERISMPCIVLRSSFTARAEFPSANAVMDGFGGADLTIARLLKRRWS, encoded by the exons ATGGAATCCTCTTCATGTTCAATTCTGCAGCCCATCCTCGGCTTCAGCAACTGCTGCAACAGCAGAAGTACTAGTACTGCTAGTCCTAGATTATACTATAACCGTAGATTTCCCGAGACCCATCTCCACAATCTTTCTCTATTTTCTCATACTTCCTCAAATTCAAGGCTGTTTCACGCCAAAAGGTTGCAATTTATGTGTAATAATGCCTCAAGCTCATCTACTAGCAGTGTTGATCAGAACCCACCTCAGAAACTTGCTGTTCTTCTTGAAGTTGAAGG GGTATTGATGGATGTCTACCGCTTCGGCAATCGGAAAGCCTTCAACTTAG CATTTCGAAAGCTTGGACTGGACTGTGCCAATTGGACTGAACCAATTTATTCAGACCTCATCAG GAGGAGTCGTGGTGATGAGGAAAAGATGTTGGTCATATATTTTAACAGG ATTGGTTGGCCTACTTCAGTTCCCACCAATGAGAATGCAGCATTTGTGAAAAGTGTTCTCCGGGAGAAG AAAAATGCACTGGATGAGCTTGTGATGTCAAAGTCTTTCCCACTCAGACCTGGGGTGGAAGA TTTTATTGATGATGCATGTAAAGAAGGGGTACCTGTTGTCATATTGACAGCTTACAGTAAAATGGGAGAAAAAGTAACAAG ATCCATTATTGAGAAACTTGGAAATGATCGAATGTCAACGGTAAAAATCATAGGAAATACAGATGTAGAGAAGAGTTTGTACGGGCAACTTGTATTCGGCAAAGGTGTATCTTCTAGCCTTGATGAACAGTTAGCCAGGGAAGTGGCTAAAGCAG CTTCTGCTGAGAAACAAAGAATTGCAAAAGAGGTTGCTTCTATGTTAAAGTTGAGTGTTGATATTGATACTAGCTCCAGTGAAAG CTTGCAACATGTTGTGGCCACACTACGGGCAGGTGCTGAATATGCAGAGGTTCCTCTCTACAATTGTGTGCTTATTGCAGGAGGCCAATTTGGAGCTACTGGTGCAGAGCGCATAAGTATGCCTTGCATTGTTCTTCGGAGCAG TTTTACAGCCAGAGCTGAGTTCCCTTCTGCGAATGCTGTAATGGACGGGTTTGGTGGAGCTGATCTTACAATTGCTAGACTGCTAAAGAGACGGTGGTCCTGA